The following are encoded together in the Raineyella sp. LH-20 genome:
- a CDS encoding o-succinylbenzoate synthase has product METYAYSIPLRTRFRGIEVREGLLWRGPAGWAEWSPFLDYHGAELVPWLAAAREAAEEGWPAPIRGRVPVNVTVPVVAPEQAYALVVESGCRTAKVKVADPRSDIADDIARLEAVRDALGPDGRVRIDANGAWDVPTARRHLKTLARFELEYAEQPCPTTEDLAALRRHLAHDGIDVPIAADESIRRSGDPERVVALEAADVAVLKVQPLGGVRACLQLADRLGLPVVVSSALETSVGLAAGVALAAALPELPYACGLNTSRLFVDDVVDAPLVAVDGWLDVRRPEPTAARLATLGADPETRARWDRRLAETASLSR; this is encoded by the coding sequence ATGGAGACGTACGCCTACTCGATCCCGCTGCGCACCCGGTTCCGGGGGATCGAAGTGCGGGAGGGTCTGTTGTGGCGCGGCCCGGCGGGCTGGGCCGAGTGGAGCCCCTTCCTCGACTACCACGGCGCCGAGTTGGTGCCCTGGCTCGCCGCGGCGCGGGAGGCCGCCGAGGAGGGCTGGCCCGCCCCGATCCGCGGCCGGGTGCCGGTCAACGTGACGGTGCCGGTCGTCGCGCCCGAGCAGGCATACGCCCTGGTGGTGGAGTCCGGGTGCCGCACCGCGAAGGTCAAGGTCGCCGATCCCCGCTCCGACATCGCGGACGACATCGCCCGGTTGGAGGCTGTCCGCGACGCGCTGGGGCCCGATGGCCGGGTCCGGATCGACGCGAACGGGGCCTGGGACGTGCCCACCGCCCGCCGTCACCTCAAGACATTGGCCCGGTTCGAGCTGGAGTACGCCGAACAGCCGTGCCCGACCACCGAGGACCTCGCCGCGCTGCGTCGCCACCTCGCCCACGACGGCATCGACGTGCCGATCGCCGCCGACGAGTCGATCCGCCGCTCGGGTGATCCGGAGCGGGTGGTGGCGTTGGAGGCGGCCGATGTCGCGGTGCTCAAGGTGCAGCCGCTCGGTGGCGTACGTGCCTGCCTGCAGCTCGCCGACCGCCTCGGCCTGCCGGTGGTGGTGTCCAGCGCACTGGAGACCTCGGTCGGGCTGGCCGCGGGCGTCGCGCTGGCGGCGGCACTGCCCGAACTGCCGTACGCCTGCGGTCTCAACACCTCCCGCCTGTTCGTCGACGACGTGGTCGACGCCCCGCTGGTCGCCGTCGACGGCTGGCTGGACGTCCGTCGCCCCGAGCCGACCGCGGCCCGGCTGGCGACGCTGGGTGCCGACCCGGAGACCCGCGCGCGGTGGGACCGACGGCTGGCGGAGACGGCTAGCCTGAGCCGGTGA
- a CDS encoding AMP-binding protein, with the protein MSTPPLRLLPMAGLDAEELTEAFAGALDGSYVLAPLPPDPVEEAAVRAMLATAGRPGAVPDGVALIVSTSGSTGTPKGVMLSAAAIRAGAAATDDRIGGPGDWSLALGAHYVAGAMVVCRALLAGTALHLAPPHLDAPRIADLTAAAGPDVRHYLSVVPTQLARLLDDDAALAALARFDAILLGGAAVAPELLADLRARGLRIVTTYGMSETSGGCVYDGRPLAGVEVRVETAAVADPDHAAPDRADPNRPDPDHAAPDHADPDRASAGRLTITGPMVFSGYLGRPDLTAEVLRIGPSGRRTLLTGDRGEIAPDGSVRVLGRLDDVVISGGLNVDLAAVQTAARRALGTTDLVALGVTDEIWGTRVVVVTTVRTSLPDLRTVLAPVLAHHALPRGLARLDVLPTTSSGKIDRRALIAAWGTMDEELA; encoded by the coding sequence GTGTCAACACCCCCGCTGCGCTTGCTGCCCATGGCCGGGCTGGATGCCGAGGAACTGACCGAGGCGTTCGCCGGCGCACTGGACGGGTCGTACGTGCTGGCCCCGCTGCCGCCGGACCCGGTCGAGGAAGCGGCCGTCCGCGCGATGCTGGCGACAGCGGGCCGGCCGGGCGCGGTCCCGGACGGGGTCGCGCTGATCGTCTCCACCTCCGGGTCGACCGGCACCCCGAAGGGGGTGATGCTCTCGGCCGCCGCGATCCGGGCCGGCGCCGCGGCCACCGATGACCGGATCGGGGGGCCGGGCGACTGGTCGCTGGCTCTCGGGGCGCATTACGTGGCCGGTGCGATGGTGGTCTGCCGCGCGCTGCTCGCCGGCACCGCCCTGCACCTCGCCCCGCCGCACCTGGACGCTCCGCGGATCGCCGACCTCACGGCGGCCGCCGGCCCCGACGTCCGGCACTATCTGTCGGTCGTCCCCACCCAGCTGGCCCGCCTGCTCGATGACGATGCGGCGCTGGCGGCCTTGGCCCGGTTCGACGCGATCCTGCTCGGTGGCGCCGCCGTGGCCCCGGAGCTCCTCGCCGATCTGCGGGCCCGCGGCCTGCGCATCGTCACCACGTACGGGATGAGTGAGACGTCCGGCGGCTGCGTGTACGACGGTCGGCCGCTGGCCGGGGTGGAGGTGCGGGTCGAGACTGCCGCCGTGGCCGATCCGGACCATGCCGCCCCAGACAGGGCAGATCCAAACCGACCAGACCCAGACCACGCCGCCCCAGACCACGCCGACCCAGACCGCGCTTCCGCCGGCCGGCTGACCATCACCGGCCCGATGGTGTTCTCCGGCTACCTCGGCCGCCCCGACCTGACCGCCGAGGTGCTTCGGATCGGCCCCAGCGGCCGCCGGACCCTGCTGACGGGCGACCGGGGCGAGATCGCCCCCGACGGCAGCGTACGGGTCCTCGGCCGGCTCGACGACGTGGTGATCTCCGGCGGGCTCAACGTCGACCTGGCCGCGGTCCAGACCGCCGCACGGCGGGCCCTGGGCACCACCGACCTGGTGGCACTGGGAGTCACCGACGAGATCTGGGGCACCCGGGTGGTCGTCGTCACGACCGTACGTACCTCCCTGCCGGACCTCCGCACGGTCCTGGCGCCCGTGCTGGCGCACCACGCGCTGCCGCGTGGTCTGGCCCGTCTCGACGTGCTGCCGACGACCAGTAGTGGCAAGATCGACCGGCGGGCGCTGATCGCCGCGTGGGGGACGATGGACGAAGAGCTGGCGTGA
- a CDS encoding NADH:flavin oxidoreductase/NADH oxidase yields the protein MSQLFTPLTLRGTTVPNRVWMSPMCMYSAAPSGASAGCPTDFHLQHLASRAGGGAGLVLVESTGVLPVGRISPWDLGLWNDAQADAFAPIVDLCHRLGAAVGIQLNHAGRKAGTRQPWAGVGTLSARDGGWTPVAPSAVAFDEHHATPRAMTAADIVSVIEGFRSAARRALEAGFDTVEIHGAHGYLLHQFCSPLSNRRTDDWGGSFEGRVRLPLAVVDAVREEVGPDVPVLYRVSATDWFTENGIEGDSWTLEQTRTFARLLEQHGVDLIDVSTGGVSPLSRPTTVGPGYQVRFAASVREVVGIPVSTVGIIVDADQAEEVLVEGRADAVMVARELLRDPYAPARWEAHLDGGPTRFPVQYTRALPFR from the coding sequence ATGTCGCAACTGTTCACGCCCCTCACCCTGCGGGGCACGACCGTCCCGAACCGGGTCTGGATGTCCCCGATGTGCATGTATTCCGCGGCCCCCTCCGGAGCCTCGGCCGGCTGCCCGACGGACTTCCACCTGCAGCACCTGGCCTCGCGGGCCGGCGGCGGGGCGGGACTGGTGCTGGTCGAGTCGACCGGGGTGCTGCCGGTCGGACGGATCTCGCCGTGGGACCTCGGGCTGTGGAACGACGCGCAGGCCGACGCGTTCGCACCGATCGTCGACCTGTGTCACCGGCTCGGCGCCGCGGTCGGCATCCAGCTGAACCATGCCGGTCGCAAGGCCGGCACCCGCCAGCCGTGGGCCGGCGTCGGCACCCTGTCGGCCAGGGACGGCGGCTGGACCCCGGTCGCCCCCAGCGCGGTCGCGTTCGACGAGCACCATGCCACCCCGCGGGCGATGACCGCAGCCGACATCGTGTCGGTGATCGAGGGCTTCCGGTCCGCGGCCCGCCGTGCGCTGGAGGCCGGCTTCGACACCGTCGAGATCCATGGCGCCCACGGCTATCTGCTGCACCAGTTCTGCTCCCCGCTCAGCAATCGACGCACCGACGACTGGGGCGGCTCCTTCGAGGGGCGGGTCCGGCTGCCGCTGGCCGTCGTCGACGCGGTCCGCGAGGAGGTTGGCCCCGACGTCCCGGTCCTCTATCGGGTGTCGGCCACCGACTGGTTCACCGAGAACGGGATCGAGGGGGACAGCTGGACCCTGGAGCAGACGCGTACGTTCGCTCGTCTCCTGGAACAGCACGGAGTGGACCTGATCGACGTGTCCACCGGCGGTGTCTCGCCGCTGTCCCGGCCGACGACGGTCGGGCCGGGCTACCAGGTGCGGTTCGCTGCGTCGGTCCGCGAGGTGGTGGGGATCCCGGTCAGCACGGTCGGCATCATCGTCGACGCCGACCAGGCCGAAGAGGTCCTCGTCGAGGGCCGTGCGGACGCGGTGATGGTGGCCCGCGAACTGCTCCGCGACCCGTACGCCCCGGCACGGTGGGAAGCGCACCTGGACGGCGGACCGACCCGGTTCCCGGTGCAGTACACCCGCGCCCTGCCGTTCCGCTGA
- a CDS encoding PLD nuclease N-terminal domain-containing protein produces the protein MMRYLPVLIAIMLAIYCITDLAQTDSVKVNFMPKWMWFMAIVVLPFVGGLAWLIFGRGSFGGGGGGGGDPRDQAPDNDPEFLGRL, from the coding sequence ATGATGCGCTATCTGCCCGTCCTGATCGCCATCATGCTGGCGATCTACTGCATCACCGATCTGGCGCAGACCGACTCGGTGAAGGTCAACTTCATGCCGAAGTGGATGTGGTTCATGGCGATCGTCGTGCTCCCGTTCGTCGGCGGGTTGGCCTGGCTGATCTTCGGCCGCGGTTCCTTCGGTGGGGGCGGCGGCGGGGGCGGTGATCCGCGCGACCAGGCCCCCGACAACGATCCGGAGTTCCTCGGCCGGCTCTGA
- a CDS encoding 1,4-dihydroxy-2-naphthoate polyprenyltransferase: MTTMADWVEGARLRTLPAAVSPVLAGTGAAAAVGSFRPLHAVLALVVALALQVGVNYANDYSDGIRGTDSAERVGPQRLVGSGAAPAATVKRAAFGCFGLAGIAGLVLVILTQQWWLLLVGLACVLAAWYYTGGKHPYGYLGLGEVFVFVFFGLVAVCGTTYVQVGAVTLPSLFAAIAIGALACAILVTNNLRDLDTDIVAGKRTLETRLGDRGSRLLFLALVLVTVAAVVAVAIASGRWWSLLGLAFVLPLAGPTRALLTGAKGLALVQVLKLTGIAELIAAAGLLIGLAIPF, encoded by the coding sequence GTGACGACGATGGCTGATTGGGTCGAGGGTGCCCGGCTGCGGACCCTCCCGGCAGCGGTCAGCCCGGTCCTGGCCGGCACCGGCGCGGCCGCCGCGGTGGGATCGTTTCGGCCCCTCCATGCGGTGCTCGCGCTGGTGGTGGCGCTGGCCCTGCAGGTCGGGGTGAACTACGCCAACGACTACTCCGACGGCATCCGCGGCACCGACTCCGCCGAACGGGTCGGCCCGCAGCGACTCGTCGGCTCCGGCGCGGCACCGGCGGCGACGGTCAAGCGGGCGGCCTTCGGGTGTTTCGGTCTGGCCGGGATCGCCGGTCTGGTGCTGGTGATCCTCACCCAGCAGTGGTGGCTGCTGCTGGTCGGCCTCGCCTGTGTGCTGGCCGCCTGGTACTACACCGGCGGAAAGCACCCGTACGGCTATCTGGGCCTCGGCGAGGTCTTCGTCTTCGTGTTCTTCGGGCTGGTCGCCGTCTGCGGCACGACGTACGTCCAGGTCGGTGCGGTGACCCTGCCCAGCCTCTTCGCCGCGATCGCAATCGGCGCGCTGGCCTGCGCGATCCTGGTGACCAACAACCTGCGCGACCTCGACACCGACATCGTCGCCGGCAAGCGCACCCTGGAGACCCGGCTCGGCGACCGCGGCAGCCGGCTGCTGTTCCTCGCGCTGGTGCTGGTGACGGTCGCCGCAGTGGTGGCCGTCGCGATCGCCTCCGGACGCTGGTGGTCGCTGCTCGGCCTGGCCTTCGTCCTGCCACTGGCCGGTCCCACCCGCGCGCTGTTGACCGGGGCGAAGGGCCTGGCCCTGGTGCAGGTGCTGAAACTGACCGGCATCGCCGAGCTGATCGCGGCCGCCGGCCTGCTGATCGGCCTCGCCATCCCGTTCTGA
- the menD gene encoding 2-succinyl-5-enolpyruvyl-6-hydroxy-3-cyclohexene-1-carboxylic-acid synthase, whose product MNPSTALARAVIGHLVANGVEHLVVSPGSRNTPLLFAAHRAEAAGRLRLHVRLDERVAGFTAYGIARVTGRPVPVLVTSGTAVGNLLPAMMEAAHTGVPLIALTADRPNGMLDTGANQTTHQLGIYGTFVRAEANLEADSGIRAVRHQIARVLAAAGGVRSRLAGPGHLNLRFAEPLVPDPDDDDLAWLDVDAPAIAPLGAGMLTEPAAGPRTVVLVGSGGPATGARARRVAEEAGVPLLAGPASNARTGSALGTYRLLLDSPLAARIERAVVYGRPTLSRPVMRLLARTDVEVIVVADGSDWNDVGLHAAVVADEVRLPAGDPGWLAEWREADRRVAADLAALLAAQPVLTGPEIAAAVVTSVPAEDLLLLGNSQPMRDADLAPIQDAPGRVLGNRGLSGIDGLLSTATGAGLGLGRPVTVLIGDVSLAHDAGGLLIGPSESVPDLRVVLVNDDGGSIFHTLEQGDPRYRAGAYAGSFERLFATPHGVDFAALAAAYGWRHRLVTTRSELAEALAAPVQGRELLEVPISRDDRRDLEARLRGLARPEG is encoded by the coding sequence ATGAACCCGTCCACCGCCCTCGCCCGGGCCGTCATCGGTCACCTCGTCGCCAACGGCGTCGAGCACCTGGTCGTCTCGCCCGGCTCCCGCAACACCCCGCTGCTGTTCGCCGCGCACCGGGCCGAGGCCGCCGGGCGACTGCGGCTGCACGTACGTCTCGACGAGCGGGTCGCCGGGTTCACCGCGTACGGCATCGCCCGGGTCACCGGACGGCCGGTGCCGGTGCTGGTCACCTCGGGCACGGCGGTCGGCAACCTGCTGCCGGCGATGATGGAGGCCGCGCACACCGGGGTGCCGCTGATCGCTCTCACCGCCGACCGGCCGAACGGCATGCTCGACACCGGCGCCAACCAGACCACCCACCAGTTGGGGATCTACGGCACGTTCGTCCGGGCCGAGGCCAACCTCGAAGCCGACTCCGGGATCCGGGCCGTACGCCACCAGATCGCCCGGGTGCTGGCCGCCGCCGGTGGCGTACGCAGCCGCCTCGCCGGCCCCGGCCACCTCAACCTACGATTCGCGGAGCCGCTCGTCCCGGATCCGGACGACGACGACCTGGCCTGGCTGGACGTCGACGCCCCGGCGATCGCCCCGCTCGGCGCCGGCATGCTGACCGAACCCGCCGCCGGGCCGCGCACCGTGGTGCTGGTCGGCAGCGGTGGCCCGGCCACCGGGGCCCGGGCCCGCCGGGTCGCCGAGGAGGCGGGCGTGCCGCTGCTCGCCGGCCCCGCCTCCAACGCCCGCACCGGCAGCGCCCTCGGCACCTACCGCCTGCTGCTCGACTCGCCGCTGGCGGCCCGGATCGAACGGGCCGTCGTGTACGGCCGGCCCACCCTGTCCCGGCCGGTGATGCGGCTGCTCGCCCGCACCGACGTCGAGGTGATCGTGGTCGCCGACGGCTCGGACTGGAACGACGTCGGGCTGCACGCCGCCGTGGTGGCCGACGAGGTGCGACTGCCCGCTGGCGATCCGGGATGGCTGGCGGAATGGCGGGAGGCGGACCGCCGGGTCGCCGCGGACCTGGCCGCACTGCTGGCCGCCCAACCCGTGCTGACCGGGCCGGAGATCGCTGCGGCGGTGGTCACCTCCGTGCCCGCTGAGGACCTGCTGCTGCTCGGTAACTCTCAGCCGATGCGCGACGCCGACCTGGCGCCGATCCAGGACGCCCCGGGGCGTGTGCTCGGCAACCGCGGGCTGTCCGGCATCGATGGCCTGCTCTCGACCGCCACCGGGGCGGGCCTCGGTCTCGGCCGGCCGGTGACCGTGCTGATCGGCGACGTCTCGCTGGCCCACGATGCCGGCGGCCTGCTGATCGGTCCGAGCGAGTCGGTGCCCGACCTGCGGGTGGTGCTGGTCAACGACGACGGTGGCTCGATCTTCCACACCCTCGAGCAGGGCGATCCGCGCTATCGGGCCGGGGCGTACGCCGGGTCCTTCGAGCGACTGTTCGCCACCCCGCACGGCGTCGACTTCGCCGCCTTGGCCGCAGCGTACGGCTGGCGCCACCGGCTGGTCACCACCCGCTCGGAGTTGGCCGAGGCGCTGGCCGCGCCGGTGCAGGGGCGCGAACTGTTGGAGGTGCCGATCAGCCGGGACGACCGGCGCGACCTGGAGGCGCGGCTGCGAGGGTTGGCGCGGCCTGAGGGGTGA
- a CDS encoding TM0106 family RecB-like putative nuclease, whose product MPGFVLDAYAARSCAVKTHNLFDPRAHPAAPAVDPSVAESFDDGPSHADRVIAAILAAARRSGRPRVVDLRDGVREPWAEREAACRAAMLGGADVIIHGIVPLDLAGHRSGRADLWVRGADTADGRPGYHPVEIKAHRVQELRRSGRDHTFTVPVSDLASPSPQHSRPADSRAIRVASREGDLLQVAHYWRLLESAGFAAAGRPLGGVIGTDDVPGHGIAISWVDLAEPMVRTFSRRSAEGWTRRSVLERYDHEHDFRVRVALVARQQGGADAPEPLVLPIVNKECPRCDWWETCRPRLDDHDLSLKIDKSPLDIREISVLRRLGINTIDDLAVIDLAELMPRYLPEVQHRPGADRRLELAAHRARLMAAGQSLERITTGPIVVPRADLEIDLDIENAEDDRVYLWGFLVTDTASGERYYRHFSAFADLDDDGEDRLAVEAMAWLLGMAEGPRSVRVYHYSAYEVTRLGRLAERSGDPVLARAHAYAASHFVDLFTTVREHWFGIHGLGLKVVAHDGAGFSWRDDDPGGLNSQAWFDEAVHADDTAEREASRSRVLEYNEDDVRATAALREWLASA is encoded by the coding sequence ATGCCCGGCTTCGTCCTCGACGCGTACGCCGCGCGCAGTTGCGCGGTGAAGACGCACAATCTCTTCGACCCGCGCGCCCACCCGGCGGCCCCGGCGGTGGACCCGTCGGTCGCCGAGAGCTTCGACGACGGGCCGAGTCACGCCGATCGGGTGATCGCCGCGATCCTGGCGGCGGCCCGTCGTTCCGGCCGTCCGCGGGTGGTGGACCTGCGGGACGGCGTACGCGAGCCCTGGGCGGAGCGGGAGGCCGCCTGCCGGGCGGCGATGCTGGGCGGTGCCGACGTGATCATCCACGGGATCGTGCCGCTCGATCTCGCCGGGCACCGCAGCGGTCGGGCGGACCTGTGGGTGCGCGGCGCCGACACCGCCGACGGTCGGCCCGGCTACCACCCGGTGGAGATCAAGGCCCACCGGGTGCAGGAGCTGCGCCGGTCCGGGCGCGATCACACGTTCACCGTCCCGGTGTCCGACCTCGCGTCCCCCTCCCCACAGCATTCCCGGCCGGCCGATTCACGGGCGATCCGGGTGGCCAGCCGGGAGGGTGATCTGCTGCAGGTCGCGCACTACTGGCGGCTGCTGGAGTCGGCCGGCTTCGCCGCAGCGGGGCGGCCGCTCGGCGGGGTCATCGGCACCGACGACGTGCCCGGCCACGGGATCGCGATCAGCTGGGTCGACCTCGCCGAGCCGATGGTGCGGACCTTCTCCCGCCGCTCGGCGGAGGGCTGGACCCGGCGCAGCGTGCTGGAACGCTACGACCACGAGCACGACTTCCGGGTGCGAGTGGCCCTGGTCGCCCGCCAGCAGGGCGGGGCCGATGCGCCGGAGCCGCTGGTGCTGCCGATCGTCAACAAGGAATGCCCGCGCTGCGACTGGTGGGAGACCTGCCGGCCGCGGCTCGACGACCATGACCTGAGCCTGAAGATCGACAAGTCCCCGCTGGACATCCGGGAGATCTCGGTGCTGCGACGGCTGGGGATCAACACCATCGACGACCTGGCGGTGATCGACCTGGCCGAGTTGATGCCCCGCTACCTGCCGGAAGTGCAGCACCGGCCGGGCGCCGACCGCCGGCTCGAACTCGCCGCGCACCGGGCCCGACTGATGGCCGCCGGCCAGAGCCTGGAGCGGATCACCACCGGCCCGATCGTCGTGCCGCGCGCCGACCTGGAGATCGACCTGGACATCGAGAACGCCGAGGACGACCGGGTCTACCTGTGGGGGTTCCTGGTCACCGACACCGCCTCGGGCGAGCGCTACTACCGTCACTTCAGCGCGTTCGCCGACCTGGACGACGACGGCGAGGACCGGCTGGCGGTCGAGGCGATGGCGTGGCTGCTCGGGATGGCCGAGGGGCCACGGTCGGTGCGGGTCTACCACTACTCGGCGTACGAGGTCACCCGGCTGGGACGGCTCGCGGAGCGCAGCGGCGATCCGGTGCTGGCACGCGCCCACGCGTACGCCGCGAGCCACTTCGTCGACCTGTTCACGACCGTACGGGAACACTGGTTCGGCATCCACGGGCTCGGCCTGAAGGTGGTCGCGCACGACGGTGCCGGGTTCAGCTGGCGCGACGACGATCCCGGCGGCCTGAACTCCCAGGCCTGGTTCGACGAGGCGGTGCACGCCGACGACACGGCCGAGCGGGAGGCGTCCCGCAGCCGGGTGCTGGAGTACAACGAGGACGACGTACGGGCGACGGCGGCCCTGCGGGAGTGGCTGGCGTCCGCCTGA
- a CDS encoding demethylmenaquinone methyltransferase has protein sequence MPRGDDKTDYRATLAKRRHDVAMMFDGVARRYDLANDVLSMGQVRWWREATTRALDPRPGQLILDLAAGTGTSSLSFAASGATVVPTDLSLGMLQVGKERHPELSFIAGDALRLPYADGAFDAVTASYGLRNMEDTVGALRELRRITRPGGRIVICEFSTPTWAPFATLYKEYLMEALPRIATAVSSNPSAYVYLAESIQAWPDQRGLAALFVEAGWRDVQWENLTGGIVAVHRAWA, from the coding sequence GTGCCCCGAGGAGACGACAAGACCGACTACCGTGCGACGCTGGCGAAGCGCCGCCACGACGTGGCGATGATGTTCGACGGGGTGGCCCGCCGCTACGACCTCGCCAACGACGTCCTCTCGATGGGGCAGGTGCGCTGGTGGCGCGAGGCCACGACGCGGGCGCTGGATCCTCGCCCCGGCCAACTGATCCTCGATCTGGCGGCCGGCACCGGCACGTCCAGCCTGTCCTTCGCCGCGTCCGGCGCGACGGTCGTCCCGACCGACCTGTCCCTCGGCATGCTGCAGGTGGGCAAGGAACGCCACCCCGAGCTGTCCTTCATCGCCGGTGACGCGCTGCGACTGCCGTACGCGGACGGCGCCTTCGACGCCGTCACCGCCTCGTACGGCTTGCGCAACATGGAGGACACCGTCGGGGCGCTGCGGGAGCTGCGTCGGATCACCCGGCCGGGCGGCCGGATCGTGATCTGCGAGTTCTCCACCCCGACCTGGGCGCCGTTCGCGACGCTCTACAAGGAGTACCTGATGGAGGCGCTGCCGCGGATCGCCACCGCGGTCTCCTCCAACCCGTCCGCGTACGTCTACCTGGCGGAGTCGATCCAGGCCTGGCCGGACCAGCGCGGGCTGGCCGCCCTGTTCGTCGAAGCGGGCTGGCGCGACGTCCAGTGGGAGAACCTCACCGGCGGCATCGTCGCGGTGCACCGCGCCTGGGCCTGA
- a CDS encoding isochorismate synthase, whose product MTQPASLPSVPRLRAATTPIGDPGRLQDFLPATGASAWFHREASGASGRVLGEASGASGRGPREDGVIGIGEAARCEVDSLAEADAWWRAVVAAMPENLGGDDLPSGVGPLAFGSFTFDRDHTARRSVLVVPSLVIGRRDGRHWLTRIGPAELPLPAPELPPRTAAPVGPGEVSWSDGAMSGPEWEEAVATAVHRITGGHLQKVVLARDIVATTPDRIDPRWLVDRLGPRYPRCWTFWVDDMVGATPEMLVRVDQGLVTSRVLAGTIWRGAMGPKRRSSGETGQRGVEDTLSSRAIAEVLSQSEKNLGEHTLAVESVARALAPYSTSMNVPETPYVLELPNVMHLATDVNAAVRPGTTALALAAALHPSAAVCGTPTDVARATIAEIEGLDRGRYSGPVGWIDAQGNGEWAIALRCGRLLPDGHSMELFAGCGIVADSEPANELAESTAKLVAMRDALEEQQD is encoded by the coding sequence GTGACGCAGCCTGCCTCGCTCCCCTCTGTCCCCCGCCTGCGTGCGGCGACCACCCCGATCGGCGACCCGGGGCGCCTGCAGGACTTCCTGCCCGCCACCGGCGCGAGCGCCTGGTTCCATCGCGAGGCCTCCGGCGCGAGCGGCCGGGTGCTGGGCGAGGCCTCCGGCGCGAGCGGCCGGGGGCCGCGCGAGGACGGCGTGATCGGGATCGGTGAGGCGGCGCGCTGCGAGGTCGACTCGCTGGCCGAGGCCGACGCCTGGTGGCGGGCCGTGGTGGCCGCGATGCCGGAGAACCTGGGTGGCGACGATCTGCCGTCGGGGGTCGGGCCGCTGGCCTTCGGTTCCTTCACCTTCGACCGCGACCACACTGCGCGCCGTTCGGTGCTGGTGGTGCCGTCGCTGGTGATCGGCCGCCGCGACGGCCGGCACTGGTTGACCCGGATCGGTCCCGCGGAACTGCCGCTGCCGGCGCCCGAGCTGCCGCCGCGGACCGCCGCACCGGTCGGCCCCGGCGAGGTGTCCTGGTCGGACGGGGCGATGTCCGGTCCGGAGTGGGAGGAGGCGGTCGCCACCGCCGTCCACCGGATCACCGGCGGGCATCTGCAGAAGGTGGTGCTGGCCCGCGACATCGTCGCCACCACTCCCGACCGGATCGACCCGCGCTGGCTGGTCGACCGGCTCGGCCCGAGGTATCCGCGATGCTGGACCTTCTGGGTCGACGACATGGTCGGCGCCACCCCGGAGATGCTGGTCCGGGTCGACCAAGGGTTGGTCACCTCCCGGGTGCTCGCGGGAACGATCTGGCGTGGGGCGATGGGCCCGAAGCGACGCAGCAGTGGGGAGACCGGACAGCGAGGTGTGGAGGACACCCTTTCTTCCCGGGCGATCGCCGAGGTGCTCTCCCAGTCGGAGAAGAACCTGGGCGAGCACACCCTGGCGGTCGAGTCGGTGGCGCGGGCGCTGGCGCCGTACTCCACCAGCATGAACGTGCCGGAGACCCCGTACGTGCTGGAACTGCCGAACGTCATGCACCTGGCCACCGACGTGAATGCGGCGGTCCGGCCCGGGACCACGGCGCTGGCGTTGGCGGCGGCACTGCATCCGAGCGCCGCGGTGTGCGGCACCCCGACCGACGTCGCCCGGGCCACCATCGCCGAGATCGAGGGACTGGACCGCGGCCGCTACTCGGGGCCGGTCGGCTGGATCGACGCGCAGGGCAACGGCGAATGGGCGATCGCGCTGCGCTGCGGCCGGCTGCTGCCCGACGGGCACTCGATGGAGCTGTTCGCCGGGTGCGGGATCGTCGCCGACTCCGAACCGGCCAACGAGCTGGCCGAGTCGACGGCGAAGCTGGTCGCGATGCGGGACGCCCTGGAGGAACAGCAGGACTGA